The Thermasporomyces composti region TCGCCGGGCTCACCACCAGCTCCGCCGCGATCTCGTCGTTGGAACGGCCGGTGGCGACCCAGCTGAGGATCTCCCGCTCGCGTTCGGTCAGGCGGCCGATGTCCGGGTGCGGCGCCGCGGCGGCCGGACGACGCGCGGCGAACTCCTCGATGACCCGGCGGGTCACCGACGGGGAGAGCAGCGATCCTCCCTCGGCCACGACGCGGATCGCTCGCAGCAGCTCGGTCGGCTCAGCATCCTTGAGCAGGAAGCCGCTCGCGCCCAACCGGAGCGCCTCGAAGACGTACTCGTCGAGCTCGAACGTCGTGAGCATGATGACTCGGACACCCGCCAGCGCCGGCTCGGCCACGATCCGTCGGAGCGCCTCCAACCCGTCGAGCCCGGGCATCCGGATGTCCATGAGGACGACGTCGGGCACGGTGCGGCGAATCAGCTCGACCGCCTCCTGGCCGTCGGCCGCCTCACCGACCAGCTCCATGTCGTCCTCGGCGTCGAGCAACGTGTGCAGCCCCATCCGCACGAGGGCCTGGTCGTCGACCACCACGACGCGGATCATGCCGTCGGTCCTTTCAGTGGGAGGTGGGCGCGGACCACATAGCCGCCGCCCGGCCGCGGTCCGGCCTCCAGCGTGCCTCCCAGAGCCTCGGCCCGCCGCCGCATCCCTTCGATGCCGTGTCCGCGACCCGGGCGGGCCGTCTCGCCACGGCCGGAATGGACCGTCTCGCCACGGCCGGTGTCGCTGATCTCGACGAGCAGCTCGTCCGCCGTCCGTCGCACCCGCACGTGCGCCGTGGCCTGCGGTCCCGCGTGGCGGAGCACGTTCGTCAAGGACTCCTGGACGATCCGGTACGCCGCCAGGTCGACGGACGTCGGGAGACGAACGTGGTGGGCCCCCGCGCCGTGGGAGTCCGTGCGCCCGGGGGAGCCCGTGCGCTCGGAGGAGCCCGTGCGCTCGGAGGAGCGGGTACCCGTGGACGCCGGGTCGGGTACGACCGACGGGTCCAGGTCGAGTGTGACCGGCAACCCGGTGGACCGCATCCGCTCCACGAGTGCGGGGACGTCGGCCAGCCCAACCGTGGGCCGGCGCGCGGCGTCGGCGTGGCCGCGCAGGGCGTCCAGCTCCGACCGCAGCCCGTCCAGCGCCTCCTTGCTCGTCGACCGGATCGCCTCCAGCGACTCCCTGGCCTTGGCGGGATCCCGGTCGAGGACGTGCAGGGCGACACCGGCTTGCATCGCGATCACCGCCAGCCCATGGCCGACGACGTCGTGAACCTCCTGGGCGATCGCCAGCCGTTCCTCGGACAGCACCCGGCGCACCTGCTCCTCTCGGACGCCGGCCTCGAACTCGTGCCGGGCCCGCACCGTCACGCCGACCGCCGCGGGAACGACGACCCAGGCAGCGGTGCTGCTGAGGAGGTGGTCCCACGCGGTGTCGGCGGCCATGACGCTCCGTACCCCCGCCACGACCGCGGCTCCCGCGAGCAACGCGGTGACTGCCGACAGCGCCGTGCGTGGCGGGCACCGTGAGGCCACGGCGTACACCGCGAGGACGCCCGCGAAGAGGATCGGACCAAAGGCGTAACCAAGCCCCAGGTAGGTCAGGATGGCAAGGCCGGTGACCGCGAGGACCGGCAGGGGGTGGCGGCGCCGGAGCGCCAGGGGGACGCAGGCGGCGAGGACGAGGCCGTACGCCGGAGGGTCGGGCCACGGCAGGCCCTGGTTCAACGCGGCCGGGCCGGACCCGACGATGCCGATGGCCGACACGAGCGCCGCGACCACGAGGTCGACCCACAAGAGGAGACGGCGCGGTTCGGCGGGCGGCATGCGTCGATGCTAGGTCGGCAGGGCCCGGCCGGTCGTCAGCGCGACGACGTACGTCGCCTACGCGGCTCGGCGTAGCTCACATGTCGCTCGCCGGAGGACGACTCGCGACGCCTCGGGCTGCGAGGCTCGCCAGCCATGAGCGAACACATCCTGGAGACCGACCGCCTGACGAGGCGGTATGGGGACCGGCTCGCCGTGGACGCGGTGAGCATGGCGGTCCGACCTAGGGAGGTGTACGGCTTCCTCGGACCCAACGGCGCGGGCAAGACGACGATGCTGCGCATGCTGCTCGGCCTGGTCCGTCCGACCAGCGGCCGGGCGTCGGTGCTGGGCCATCCTCCGGGCTCGCCCGCCGCGTTGGCGGGGGTGGGCGCCCTGGTCGAGAGTCCCGGCTTCTTCCCCTACCTGTCCGGCCGGGACAACTTGCGGGTGCTCGCCCGCCACGCCCGGCTCGACGACGTGGCCGTGGAGGCGGCGCTCGAGCAGGTCGACCTCACCGACCGGGCGTCAGAACCCTTCCGGTCGTACTCCCTGGGCATGAAGCAGCGGCTGGGGGTGGCCGCGGCGCTGCTCGGCAACCCGCGGTTGCTGATCCTCGACGAGCCCACCAACGGCCTGGACCCGGCGGGGATGGCGGACATGCGCGAGCTCATCCGTGCCCTCGCCGACGCCGGGCAGACCGTCCTGCTCTCCAGCCACCTGCTGGGTGAGGTGCAGCAGGTCTGCGACCGCGTGGGGGTCATCTCCCGCGGCCGGCTGCTGGCGGAGCGGACGCTCGCCGAGCTGCGCGAGACCGCCGGCCTCCTCGTGCGCGCCGAGCCGCTGTCGCGGGCGGCGGAGGTAGCGAGCCGGATGGTCGGCGGCGCGAACGTCGCCCGGGTCGACGGTGCGCTACGGCTCGGCGTGGACCCGGCCGCCGCCCCGAACCTCGTCCGCGCCCTCGTGCGCGCCGACGTCGACGTGACGGAGGTCCGGCCGGTGGAGCGGACGCTGGAGCACATCTTCTTCGAGCTGACGACACCCGAGGAGGTCACGCCATGATCGCGAGCGTCCGGGCCGAGCTGCTCCGGTTGTCGAAGTGGCCGGCCACCTGGATCATCCTGGGGACCTGGTTCGCCCTCAGCCTGGCGTTCGGCTACCTGTTCGACTACCTCGTCTACCGACGGGAGGTCGAAGGTCCGCGCGCCGAGGCATCCGGACGGGCGGCTGAGCTGCTCGCGTCCCTGCTGCCCGAGCAGGCGCCGACCGTGCTCGTCCAAGGGCTGCCGATGTTCGGGGGTGCGCTCGTCCTGATCTTTGGCGCTCTCGCGGTGGGGAACGGCTACACGTGGGGTACGTGGAAGACCGTGTTCACCACGGGCCCGCGGCGGCTCACGGTCTGGGGCGGGACGCTGGGCGCGCTCGGTGTCGTCCTGATGGGTCTCGTCCTCGGGACGCTCGCGCTCGACCTTGTGGCCGCGCTCGCGGTCGCCTGGGCGGAGTCGCAACCGGTGACCTGGCCCGGCGTCATCGACGTTCTCGAGGCGTTCGGCTCGGCGTTGCTCATCACGGGCATGTGGCTGGCCGCGGGCGTGCTGCTCGGGACTCTCACCCGCGGGCCGCTGGCCACCGGACTCGGCCTGGTGTGGGTTCTGGTCGTCGAGAACCTGCTGCGTGGGGTCGGTGGTGCCCTCGACGCGGTCGCGAGGGTGAGCGACCTCCTGCCGGGGACGGCGGCCGGTTCGCTCGCCGGAGCGCTGGGCGCGGCGGCCGCCGGTGAGCCGGACGGGACGCCCGGTGTCCTCACGGTGTGGGACGGCGGGATGGCGACGCTCCTGCTCGGCGGTTACCTGCTCCTGTTCCTGGTTCTGGCTGCCACGCTCACCGTCCGCCGCGACGTCCCATAAGTGCGGCGCGGCGTCGTCGTCGGCCGAGCCATCCCAGTTCACCGGTGCGGCGCCTCGCCCACCACGACGTCGCCGGGAAGCTGCCGCAGTGAAGTCGGTGCAGTGAAGCCGTCGCAGTGAACTGGTGCCGGCTGCCTCGACTGCCTGGTCCGCCGCGGCGTGCCGTCGTGCCGGCAATCTCTTGACGGCGGTCAGCCGGTCCACCATCATGGCGCGTCAACAAGTCATTAGATGACTAGATGACGCGATGGTCATCACGTCGACTCGCGTGACCATCGAAGGACCGTGTGACGTGAAGGAAGGCAAGGGGCGGGCACGCCTGACGCGGCGCACCCTGCTGGACGAGCTCACCGCCGGTCTGGTGGCGCTCATCGAGGAGGGGGGCTACCAGATCGGCGACCGGCTGCCGTCGATGTCGG contains the following coding sequences:
- a CDS encoding response regulator, which produces MIRVVVVDDQALVRMGLHTLLDAEDDMELVGEAADGQEAVELIRRTVPDVVLMDIRMPGLDGLEALRRIVAEPALAGVRVIMLTTFELDEYVFEALRLGASGFLLKDAEPTELLRAIRVVAEGGSLLSPSVTRRVIEEFAARRPAAAAPHPDIGRLTEREREILSWVATGRSNDEIAAELVVSPATVRTHVSRAMVKLGARDRAQLVVFAVQSGLTCPD
- a CDS encoding sensor histidine kinase, producing MPPAEPRRLLLWVDLVVAALVSAIGIVGSGPAALNQGLPWPDPPAYGLVLAACVPLALRRRHPLPVLAVTGLAILTYLGLGYAFGPILFAGVLAVYAVASRCPPRTALSAVTALLAGAAVVAGVRSVMAADTAWDHLLSSTAAWVVVPAAVGVTVRARHEFEAGVREEQVRRVLSEERLAIAQEVHDVVGHGLAVIAMQAGVALHVLDRDPAKARESLEAIRSTSKEALDGLRSELDALRGHADAARRPTVGLADVPALVERMRSTGLPVTLDLDPSVVPDPASTGTRSSERTGSSERTGSPGRTDSHGAGAHHVRLPTSVDLAAYRIVQESLTNVLRHAGPQATAHVRVRRTADELLVEISDTGRGETVHSGRGETARPGRGHGIEGMRRRAEALGGTLEAGPRPGGGYVVRAHLPLKGPTA
- a CDS encoding ABC transporter ATP-binding protein, with amino-acid sequence MSEHILETDRLTRRYGDRLAVDAVSMAVRPREVYGFLGPNGAGKTTMLRMLLGLVRPTSGRASVLGHPPGSPAALAGVGALVESPGFFPYLSGRDNLRVLARHARLDDVAVEAALEQVDLTDRASEPFRSYSLGMKQRLGVAAALLGNPRLLILDEPTNGLDPAGMADMRELIRALADAGQTVLLSSHLLGEVQQVCDRVGVISRGRLLAERTLAELRETAGLLVRAEPLSRAAEVASRMVGGANVARVDGALRLGVDPAAAPNLVRALVRADVDVTEVRPVERTLEHIFFELTTPEEVTP
- a CDS encoding ABC transporter permease codes for the protein MIASVRAELLRLSKWPATWIILGTWFALSLAFGYLFDYLVYRREVEGPRAEASGRAAELLASLLPEQAPTVLVQGLPMFGGALVLIFGALAVGNGYTWGTWKTVFTTGPRRLTVWGGTLGALGVVLMGLVLGTLALDLVAALAVAWAESQPVTWPGVIDVLEAFGSALLITGMWLAAGVLLGTLTRGPLATGLGLVWVLVVENLLRGVGGALDAVARVSDLLPGTAAGSLAGALGAAAAGEPDGTPGVLTVWDGGMATLLLGGYLLLFLVLAATLTVRRDVP